A stretch of DNA from Noviherbaspirillum sedimenti:
CTCAGGGCGACCGCGTAGTGGGTCGGATTGGTCACCACCACATCGGCATTGGGAATCTCGCTCATCATGCGGCGGCGCGCCATCTCGCGCTGCTGCTGGCGAATCTTGGCCTTGATTTCGGGATTGCCGTCGGACTCCTTGGCTTCCTGGCGCAGCTCTTCGCGCGTCATCTTCAGTTTGTTGGCGTAGTGCCACATCTGGTAAGGCGCGTCGATCAGGGCGATGGCCACCAGAGCGCCGACGATGGAAAGAAAACTGACCAGCAGGATGTGGCCGAGGTGCGCCGTGCCGTTCTTGATCGACTCGACACCCAGGCCCATCACCGCATCGATCTGGCTGGACACCACCATCCAGGCAACGGCGCCGACCAGGATGGTCTTGCCGATGGCCTTGGCCAGTTCCATGGCGGCATTGGCGGAAAACATGTTGCCAATGCCCTTCATCGGATTGAGCTTGCCGAAATTCGGCTGCAGCGACTTGGTGGAAAACAGCCAGCCGCCGATCAGCAGCGGCGAGCCTACCGCGACCACGAGCAGCAGCACGGCCAGCGGCGCGAATGCCAGCAATACTTCGCCCAGCCTGGCGGCCAGGCCGGCCAGCAAGAGTTCCGGATCGAAGGCTTGGGCGCGCTCGAACGACAGGCCAGCGACCAGCAGGCGCTGCAACGGCCGCATCATGGATTCGCCGAACACCCACATGCCGATCCCGGCAGCCATCAGCACGGTGCAGGTGGCCAGCTCGCGCGAACGCGGAACGTCGCCCTCTTCGCGCGCCTGTTCAAGGCGCCGCGGCGAGGCCGGTTCGGTTCTTTCGAGATCGCTGTCGTCGGCCATGGCCGATTCCCCCTGCTGACTGTGCCGTGCGATCGAGATGAAGCACTAACCAGCCATTGGGGAGAATTATTGTCGAGAAGGGAGCTTGGCAATCCAGGGAACAGGCAGGAAAACCGCCCGCATTTCACTGGCGCCCGTGTCGCACCCTTCAAATGGCGCCTGCCTGGCGAATATGCAATCTTATGTCAGTTACG
This window harbors:
- the flhB gene encoding flagellar biosynthesis protein FlhB — its product is MADDSDLERTEPASPRRLEQAREEGDVPRSRELATCTVLMAAGIGMWVFGESMMRPLQRLLVAGLSFERAQAFDPELLLAGLAARLGEVLLAFAPLAVLLLVVAVGSPLLIGGWLFSTKSLQPNFGKLNPMKGIGNMFSANAAMELAKAIGKTILVGAVAWMVVSSQIDAVMGLGVESIKNGTAHLGHILLVSFLSIVGALVAIALIDAPYQMWHYANKLKMTREELRQEAKESDGNPEIKAKIRQQQREMARRRMMSEIPNADVVVTNPTHYAVALRYADGKMRAPQVVAKGADEVAARIREIAKENNVPLLEAPPLARALFRHAELGDEIPEALYTAVAEVLAYVFQLRIYRQQGGARPNAPTGLEVPPELDPLNPLNTSGQAPANGVMQ